The nucleotide window GCGCCTGCTTTGCACGCAGGAGGTCAGCGGTTCGATCCCGCTAAGCTCCACCAAAGTTTTTTCACGCAGTGAAAATAACTTTTAAATCGTTCTTTGAAAACTAGATAATCGTAAGAAGAAGCAAAGTAAACATCGAGTAATCGCCATTTTAGTTTTTCTCTCTATTTAATAGAGAAACAAACCTTTTAGGTTAAGTTAGAAAGGGCGCACGGTGAATGCCTTGGCACTAGGAGCCGATGAAGGACGGGACTAACACCGATATGCTTCGGGGAGCTGTAAGTAAGCTTTGATCCGGAGATTTCCGAATGGGGGAACCCACTGTTCGTAATGGAACAGTATCTTTACCTGAATACATAGGGTATAGAAGGCATACCCGGGGAACTGAAACATCTAAGTACCCGGAGGAAGAGAAAGCAAACGCGATTCCCTGAGTAGCGGCGAGCGAAACGGGACATAGCCCAAACCAAGAGGCTTGCCTCTTGGGGTTGTAGGACACTCAACATGGAGTTACAAAGGAACGGGGTAAATGAAGCGACCTGGAAAGGTCAGCCAGAGAAGGTAAAAGCCCTGTAGTTGAAACTTCGTTCCCTCCTGAGTGGATCCTGAGTACGGCCGGACACGAGAAATCCGGTCGGAAGCAGGGAGGACCATCTCCCAAGGCTAAATACTCCCTAGTGACCGATAGTGAACCAGTACCGTGAGGGAAAGGTGAAAAGCACCCCGGAAGGGGAGTGAAATAGTTCCTGAAACCGTGTGCCTACAAGTAGTCAGAGCCCGTTTATGGGTGATGGCGTGCCTTTTGTAGAATGAACCGGCGAGTTACGATTACATGCAAGGTTAAGTTGAAGAGACGGAGCCGCAGCGAAAGCGAGTCTGAATAGGGCGAATTTAGTATGTAGTCGTAGACCCGAAACCAGGTGATCTACCCATGTCCAGGGTGAAGTCCAGGTAACACTGGATGGAGGCCCGAACCCACGCACGTTGAAAAGTGCGGGGATGAGGTGTGGGTAGCGGAGAAATTCCAATCGAACTTGGAGATAGCTGGTTCTCTCCGAAATAGCTTTAGGGCTAGCCTCACGTAGTAAGAGTCTTGGAGGTAGAGCACTGTTTGGACTAGGGGCCCTCATCGGGTTACCGAATTCAGACAAACTCCGAATGCCAAAGACTTATCCGTGGGAGTCAGACTGCGAGTGATAAGATCCGTAGTCAAAAGGGAAACAGCCCAGACCACCAGCTAAGGTCCCAAAGTATACGTTAAGTGGAAAAGGATGTGGAGTTGCTTAGACAACCAGGATGTTGGCTTAGAAGCAGCCACCATTTAAAGAGTGCGTAATAGCTCACTGGTCGAGTGACTCTGCGCCGAAAATGTACCGGGGCTAAACGTATCACCGAAGCTGTGGATTGACACCGTTGGTGTCAGTGGTAGGAGAGCGTTCTAAGGGCGTTGAAGCTAGACCGTAAGGACTGGTGGAGCGCTTAGAAGTGAGAATGCCGGTATGAGTAGCGAAAGATGAGTGAGAATCTCATCCACCGAATGCCTAAGGTTTCCTGAGGAAGGCTCGTCCGCTCAGGGTTAGTCGGGACCTAAGCCGAGGCCGAAAGGCGTAGGCGATGGACAACAGGTTGATATTCCTGTACCACCTCTTTATCGTTTGAGTGATGGGGGGACGCAGGAGGATAGGGTAAGCGCACTGTTGGATATGTGCGTGTAAGCAGTTAGAGCGAGAAGTAGGAAAATCCGCTTCTCACAAAGCTTGAGCTGTGATGCCGAGGGAAATATAGTACCGAAGTTCCTGATTCCACACTGCCAAGAAAAGCCTCTAGCGAGATAAAAGGTGCCCGTACCGCAAACCGACACAGGTAGGCGAGGAGAGAATCCTAAGGTGAGCGAGAGAACTCTCGTTAAGGAACTCGGCAAAATGACCCCGTAACTTCGGGAGAAGGGGTGCTCTTTAGGGTTCATAGCCCTGAAGAGCCGCAGTGAATAGGCCCAGGCGACTGTTTAGCAAAAACACAGGTCTCTGCGAAGCCGCAAGGCGAAGTATAGGGGCTGACGCCTGCCCGGTGCTGGAAGGTTAAGAGGAGGGGTTAGCTCACGCGAAGCTCTGAATCGAAGCCCCAGTAAACGGCGGCCGTAACTATAACGGTCCTAAGGTAGCGAAATTCCTTGTCGGGTAAGTTCCGACCCGCACGAAAGGCGTAACGATCTGGGCACTGTCTCAACGAGAGACTCGGTGAAATTATAGTACCTGTGAAGATGCAGGTTACCCGCGACAGGACGGAAAGACCCCGTGGAGCTTTACTGTAGCCTGATATTGAATTTTGGTACAGCTTGTACAGGATAGGTAGGAGCCTGAGAAGCCGGAGCGCTAGCTTCGGTGGAGGCGTCGGTGGGATACTACCCTGGCTGTATTGAAATTCTAACCCGCACCCCTTATCGGGGTGGGAGACAGTGTCAGGTGGGCAGTTTGACTGGGGCGGTCGCCTCCTAAAGAGTAACGGAGGCGCCCAAAGGTTCCCTCAGAATGGTTGGAAATCATTCGTAGAGTGTAAAGGCACAAGGGAGCTTGACTGCGAGACCTACAAGTCGAGCAGGGACGAAAGTCGGGCTTAGTGATCCGGTGGTTCCGCATGGAAGGGCCATCGCTCAACGGATAAAAGCTACCCCGGGGATAACAGGCTTATCTCCCCCAAGAGTCCACATCGACGGGGAGGTTTGGCACCTCGATGTCGGCTCATCGCATCCTGGGGCTGTAGTCGGTCCCAAGGGTTGGGCTGTTCGCCCATTAAAGCGGTACGCGAGCTGGGTTCAGAACGTCGTGAGACAGTTCGGTCCCTATCCGTCGTGGGCGCAGGAAATTTGAGAGGAGCTGTCCTTAGTACGAGAGGACCGGGATGGACGCACCGCTGGTGTACCAGTTGTTCTGCCAAGGGCATCGCTGGGTAGCTATGTGCGGACGGGATAAGTGCTGAAAGCATCTAAGCATGAAGCCCCCCTCAAGATGAGATTTCCCATAGCGCAAGCTAGTAAGAACCCTGAAAGATGATCAGGTTGATAGGTCAGAGGTGGAAGCGTGGCGACATGTGGAGCTGACTGATACTAATCGTTCGAGGACTTAACCAAATAGAAAAGCGGAAGCGGCCGGTTAGCAACGTATGGCCTGGAGTGCTTTGACTGAGATAAAGGAAACACGAAGAGCGTTAGCGATTCGATGTTGACTTATCGTAGGGAAAAGACCGAAGGACACTAGTTGCTGGACGCTGGAGCTAGACAAATTTTAAAAGCGAACTTGATTTTTACAAACCTCTTCTGCATTATCTAGTTTTGAGAGAACGATCTCTCAATTAAATTAGTCTGGTAACAATGGCGAGAAGGTCACACCCGTTCCCATACCGAACACGGAAGTTAAGCTTCTCAGCGCCGATGGTAGTTGGGGCATGCGCCCCTGTGAGAGTAGGACGTTGCCAGGCAAATAAAGGACAATCCAATTGGGTTGTCCTTTTTTTCGTTATTATTTCATCAAATATTGATAAATCAAAAATGGTCCCTTTTTCAAAGTGATGTCAAGAAACGATTCAATAAATGGATAATCTTGATTCGGCATCATTTTTGTACATTCACTCCACCACTCCGTCTCATATCTGGCAATCATACTCAAGTTATAAAGCAGTAAATAATGGATCAACAGTTCGGGAAAAGAAAAAAGGTGGTTTTTATTAAGCGGTATTGTGTAACAGCCATCTTCTAAATGGAACTTTAATGGTGAAACACCTAAGAATTTGCTATCACCCATCAGTAACGCGAGCCCCTCACCGGAAAACTCTATTCCCTTCGCCAATTTTGGACCCAAGAATTCCTTTAATCGATCTTCTGTCATGTGATAATGATCCAATACTGCTTCTGGGATCAAGAAACGATCACCCTCTTGTGATAACCTTTCAAATGTCCGTTTTCCCTCAAGTATAAAGAATAATTCATCGAGTTCCGGTATAAGCTGTAATAATTCCTCCATAATGACTTTTTCCCCTTCTAATTGTTTCATGTGAAACAATTTATCTGACATGAAGGGGAAGAGTCCATTTTTTTGAAATTTAACTTCATCCTGAAAGAATAGATAATTTTGCTTTTTCCTTTTTCTAGCAGAGACACCGTGGGCTAAGACCGCTGTTGTTTCAGGATAGGTAGGGTCTGTCGTTAAAATACATGCTTTAATTAAATGGACAAGACCATAAAAAAGCAAAATAGGTTTTAATATAAGCGGTGCCTTTTCTGCTTGTTCATAATATATTTGCCCATGTTCGAGATAATAGAGAAAGGCATAACAGTTTTCATATCCCTTTTGTTCAGGATTTTCAAAATTGAGCCTTTGATAACTACTTTTTAAATAACGCTGGCAGTATTCTGCCGAGAAGAAACAACTGAAGCTTTTCCAGCCCTTAAATCCTTTATTCAAAGTAAATCACCTTTTTCAGAAGAATCAAACTAATAGATATTCCTTGACAGTATTTTGTCCAATTGATAACCTACAAATAATATTTTTTGATGGAAAAGGGCGTTTA belongs to Neobacillus sp. OS1-2 and includes:
- a CDS encoding YaaC family protein; amino-acid sequence: MNKGFKGWKSFSCFFSAEYCQRYLKSSYQRLNFENPEQKGYENCYAFLYYLEHGQIYYEQAEKAPLILKPILLFYGLVHLIKACILTTDPTYPETTAVLAHGVSARKRKKQNYLFFQDEVKFQKNGLFPFMSDKLFHMKQLEGEKVIMEELLQLIPELDELFFILEGKRTFERLSQEGDRFLIPEAVLDHYHMTEDRLKEFLGPKLAKGIEFSGEGLALLMGDSKFLGVSPLKFHLEDGCYTIPLNKNHLFSFPELLIHYLLLYNLSMIARYETEWWSECTKMMPNQDYPFIESFLDITLKKGPFLIYQYLMK